One genomic region from Phycodurus eques isolate BA_2022a chromosome 16, UOR_Pequ_1.1, whole genome shotgun sequence encodes:
- the ypel3 gene encoding protein yippee-like 3 has translation MVKLTKAKTFQAYLDSCHRRYSCVHCRAHLANHDDLISKSFQGSQGRAYLFNSVVNIGCGPAEERLLLTGLHAVADIYCENCHTTLGWKYEQAFELSQKYKEGKYIIELSHMIKDNGWD, from the exons ATGGTGAAGCTGACAAAAGCCAAGACGTTCCAGGCTTACCTGGACTCCTGCCACCGCCGCTATAGCTGTGTGCACTGCCGCGCTCATCTGGCCAACcatgatgatctcatctcaaag TCTTTCCAAGGTAGTCAAGGCAGAGCTTACCTCTTCAACTCTGT GGTGAACATCGGCTGTGGTCCAGCAGAGGAAAGGCTGCTGCTAACGGGACTTCATGCGGTGGCTGACATCTACTGTGAAAACTGTCACACCACCCTGGGCTGGAAATAT GAACAAGCCTTTGAACTGAGTCAGAAGTACAAGGAAGGGAAGTACATCATTGAGCTGTCCCACATGATAAAAGACAACGGCTGGGACTGA
- the atp6v0ca gene encoding ATPase H+ transporting V0 subunit ca: MSSEESPEYSPFFAVMGASAAMVFSALGAAYGTAKSGTGIAAMSVMRPELIMKSIIPVVMAGIIAIYGLVVAVLIANNISERVTLYKSFLHLGAGLSVGLSGLAAGFAIGIVGDAGVRGTAQQPRLFVGMILILIFAEVLGLYGLIVALILSTK; the protein is encoded by the exons ATGTCATCCGAGGAGAGCCCCGAGTACTCGCCTTTCTTTGCTGTGATGGGAGCCTCCGCGGCCATGGTCTTCAGCG CTCTAGGCGCGGCGTATGGAACAGCGAAAAGTGGCACTGGCATTGCTGCCATGTCTGTGATGAGGCCAGAGCTCATCATGAAGTCCATCATTCCTGTGGTCATGGCGGGTATCATAGCCATCTACGGGCTGGTGGTGGCAGTGCTGATAGCAAACAACATCTCAGAGAGGGTCACTCTATACAA GAGCTTCCTTCATCTAGGCGCTGGTCTGAGCGTGGGCCTTAGCGGTCTGGCGGCCGGCTTCGCCATCGGCATTGTAGGTGACGCCGGCGTGAGAGGCACGGCCCAGCAGCCCCGCCTCTTTGTGGGCATGATCTTGATCCTGATCTTCGCCGAGGTGCTGGGGCTTTACGGCCTGATCGTGGCTCTTATCCTATCTACAAAATAA